The following proteins come from a genomic window of Paenibacillus spongiae:
- a CDS encoding alpha-galactosidase, with protein sequence MNQIMKRQTASEPPITQAEHSWNEETNLLQYHYNGRAVITIPLPEGVKAYYRRVSDGNLLTSPFVQQLYLAFERPQLVRVTFELSGDAVNMRPRRAADGEAILGQVGRPAIYGANGLYDVLQDLLIDWHGADWRWACDRIGTNGNGNSVAEIDVEVGQTPWVINLRMQYYRKHLNFAYHKPWEWRPNLKAVSGWCSWEAYRRDIEQEDVLNAARFVSDHFKAYGLEYVQLDDGFQLPVVPPAADGIVADAWLNTNEHFPDGHEALTSGIKEQGLQPGIWTNAVVTNPDFAALSGTCLKDQEGHPIKGKWIGYVLDCTPETLARHVAPYYKGMNEQGYTYFKTDAIRHLIYDGLRLAVKEGLISNEEAEQKFRAFLECAKEQIGDAYLLSCWGVFGEVVGLADACRIATDSNPSWPAIRMQLVETARWFHTQRILFLNDPDHVCVRAPLEWAKSAISLVSLTGSLLMISDKPENYDDERIGMIRRNLPPLTTVTAETGPLDITYPAFAWTHVQGYAIDLDKADQPNAGTSNDPSGGQAGHPLTTLWAIHMQTETRTWCVAGRFATEPMQASVLKISQLGLDPAREYAVFDFWQQRYIGRFTEVIPCRRLEVGSCQIMAVCPVDDKPALLASSRHVSMDAVSILEEGWEDGVHTLKLAGIPGTSENYWLYVPAGYTVSGLSVDNGEGEWSAEGETVKLTIRFTGEESAARLSFEQA encoded by the coding sequence TTGAACCAGATAATGAAGCGTCAAACAGCATCAGAACCGCCGATTACGCAAGCCGAGCATTCGTGGAACGAGGAGACGAATCTGCTGCAATATCATTACAATGGAAGAGCGGTCATTACGATTCCGCTGCCGGAAGGCGTCAAAGCCTATTACCGCCGCGTATCGGACGGGAATCTGCTAACGAGCCCGTTTGTGCAGCAGCTGTATTTGGCCTTCGAGCGGCCGCAGCTTGTCCGCGTTACATTCGAATTAAGCGGGGATGCCGTGAATATGCGCCCCCGGCGGGCGGCGGACGGCGAAGCGATTCTCGGCCAAGTCGGCCGGCCGGCCATCTATGGCGCGAACGGCTTATACGATGTGCTGCAGGATCTGTTGATCGATTGGCACGGTGCGGATTGGCGCTGGGCATGCGACAGGATCGGGACGAACGGGAACGGGAATTCCGTCGCTGAGATCGACGTCGAGGTCGGGCAGACTCCTTGGGTAATCAATCTGCGCATGCAGTATTACCGCAAGCATCTGAATTTCGCCTACCATAAGCCATGGGAATGGCGCCCGAACTTGAAGGCGGTGTCGGGCTGGTGCTCGTGGGAGGCTTATCGCCGAGATATCGAGCAGGAGGATGTGTTAAACGCAGCCCGTTTCGTAAGCGACCATTTCAAGGCATACGGCCTTGAATATGTGCAGCTGGACGACGGTTTTCAGCTGCCGGTCGTACCGCCGGCCGCGGACGGCATTGTGGCGGACGCCTGGCTGAATACGAATGAGCATTTTCCAGACGGTCATGAGGCATTAACATCGGGTATCAAGGAGCAGGGGCTTCAGCCCGGGATCTGGACGAATGCCGTTGTGACGAATCCGGACTTCGCGGCATTAAGCGGTACCTGCCTCAAGGATCAGGAAGGCCATCCGATCAAGGGCAAATGGATTGGCTATGTGCTGGATTGTACGCCGGAGACTTTAGCCCGCCATGTCGCTCCTTACTATAAAGGCATGAATGAACAAGGCTACACCTATTTCAAAACCGATGCGATACGCCATTTAATCTACGATGGCCTTCGCTTGGCTGTGAAAGAAGGGCTGATCTCCAACGAGGAAGCGGAACAGAAATTTCGGGCTTTCCTGGAATGCGCGAAGGAACAGATCGGAGATGCGTATTTGCTGTCCTGCTGGGGCGTGTTTGGCGAAGTCGTCGGCCTGGCCGATGCATGCCGAATCGCAACCGACTCCAACCCGAGCTGGCCGGCCATCCGCATGCAGCTTGTGGAGACGGCGCGCTGGTTCCATACGCAGCGGATCCTATTCCTGAACGATCCGGATCATGTCTGCGTCCGGGCTCCGCTGGAATGGGCAAAGTCGGCGATTTCTCTCGTTTCGTTGACGGGCAGCCTGCTTATGATCAGCGATAAGCCTGAAAACTATGACGACGAGCGGATCGGCATGATCCGACGCAATCTGCCTCCGCTAACGACCGTAACGGCGGAAACGGGGCCGCTCGACATCACATACCCCGCATTCGCATGGACGCATGTGCAGGGCTATGCCATTGATCTGGATAAAGCCGATCAGCCGAATGCGGGGACCTCGAATGATCCTTCGGGAGGACAGGCTGGCCATCCGCTTACGACATTATGGGCGATCCATATGCAAACGGAGACACGCACCTGGTGCGTAGCCGGCCGATTCGCCACCGAGCCGATGCAGGCATCCGTTCTGAAAATTTCACAGCTAGGCCTGGACCCGGCACGCGAATATGCCGTGTTCGATTTCTGGCAGCAGCGGTATATCGGCAGGTTTACAGAGGTTATTCCGTGCCGGAGGCTCGAAGTCGGCAGCTGTCAAATCATGGCCGTATGTCCGGTTGACGATAAGCCGGCCCTTCTCGCATCGTCACGTCATGTCAGCATGGACGCGGTCAGCATACTTGAAGAAGGCTGGGAGGATGGCGTGCATACGCTGAAGCTTGCCGGTATTCCCGGTACGTCGGAGAACTATTGGCTCTATGTGCCGGCAGGTTATACCGTATCGGGGTTAAGCGTCGATAATGGCGAAGGCGAGTGGAGCGCGGAAGGCGAGACGGTGAAGCTAACGATCCGCTTCACGGGCGAAGAGTCGGCGGCAAGGCTCTCGTTCGAACAAGCGTAA
- a CDS encoding carbohydrate ABC transporter permease — protein sequence MEQSFLKPSLGSRIFDVCNILFMLMVSCAMIYPFLNLLALSLNDGADAARGGIYLYPRQFSFDSYLLLFQNKNLLSGLGISILRVIVGTVTCVFTTGLLAYIVTIQGFSGRKMLRLLFLFTMYFGGGLIPTYMLMMKLGLINTFQVYWIPSLLNAYYMLIMASYMQNLPESLSESARIDGAGELHIYFRIIFPISLPVFASIAVFSSVGHWNAWFDVILYNSNGNWDTLQVYLRRLLLEVEALQQVADQQLAYSKYRNISPLTLRAATSMVVTLPIIFVYPFFQKYFVGGITIGAVKG from the coding sequence ATGGAGCAATCCTTTCTGAAACCAAGCCTGGGCAGCAGAATATTTGACGTCTGCAATATCCTGTTTATGCTGATGGTGTCCTGTGCCATGATTTACCCTTTTCTTAATTTGCTCGCATTGTCTCTGAATGATGGCGCGGATGCGGCCAGAGGCGGGATCTATCTGTACCCCCGCCAGTTCTCGTTCGATTCGTATTTGCTCTTGTTCCAGAATAAAAATTTATTATCCGGCCTCGGGATATCGATCCTGCGGGTTATCGTCGGGACGGTCACATGCGTATTCACGACGGGCCTGCTGGCCTACATCGTCACGATCCAGGGATTCTCGGGCCGCAAGATGCTCCGGCTCCTGTTTCTGTTCACCATGTACTTCGGCGGGGGACTCATTCCGACCTACATGCTGATGATGAAGCTGGGGCTCATCAATACGTTTCAGGTGTATTGGATTCCGAGCTTGCTCAACGCCTATTACATGCTGATCATGGCATCCTACATGCAGAATCTGCCGGAGTCCTTGTCCGAATCGGCGAGAATCGACGGAGCGGGCGAGCTGCACATATATTTCCGCATTATTTTCCCCATATCGCTTCCGGTGTTCGCTTCCATTGCCGTATTCAGCTCGGTCGGGCATTGGAACGCCTGGTTCGACGTCATCCTGTATAACTCGAACGGGAATTGGGATACGCTTCAGGTCTATCTGCGGCGGCTGCTCCTTGAGGTCGAAGCGCTGCAGCAGGTAGCGGATCAGCAGCTGGCCTACAGCAAATACCGGAACATTTCGCCGTTAACGCTCAGGGCGGCGACATCCATGGTCGTGACGCTGCCGATCATCTTTGTTTATCCGTTCTTCCAAAAGTATTTTGTCGGCGGCATCACGATCGGGGCGGTCAAAGGGTAA
- a CDS encoding ABC transporter permease — translation MKKPVYDHVSLPAAPNSGWARWKKTLYRERNLWFISIPLIAWVIIFNYVPMYGIMMAFVDYVPGKSILSSDWVGLKHFKAFIDSPDFGNVLRNTLVISGLNILVGFPAPIILALLLNELRKKRFKQVVQTISYLPHFISWVVVASILFTLLGNEGILNDILLRLGIIDQPISYLGEGKYFWGIITASNLWKDVGWSTIIYLSAMAGVDGEIYEAGKVDGLGRLGSMWHITLPGIRATIVLLWILGIGGILNAGFEQQLLIGNAQTREYYEVIDTYAYKYGIQLGNYSYGAAVGLMKAAIGVFLVFTANRISKKVLDTSIF, via the coding sequence ATGAAAAAACCGGTCTACGATCACGTTTCGCTTCCTGCAGCACCCAACTCCGGCTGGGCACGGTGGAAGAAGACGCTGTACAGGGAAAGGAATTTATGGTTCATCAGTATTCCGCTAATCGCCTGGGTCATCATCTTCAACTACGTTCCGATGTACGGAATCATGATGGCTTTTGTCGACTATGTGCCGGGCAAGTCGATTCTATCCAGCGATTGGGTAGGGCTAAAGCACTTCAAGGCATTCATTGACTCGCCGGATTTCGGCAATGTTCTCCGAAATACGCTGGTGATCAGCGGCTTGAATATTCTTGTCGGATTTCCTGCGCCGATCATCCTGGCGCTGCTGCTCAATGAACTGCGCAAGAAGAGATTCAAACAAGTGGTGCAGACGATTTCGTATTTGCCCCATTTTATCTCCTGGGTCGTGGTGGCCAGCATCTTGTTCACGCTTCTGGGCAATGAGGGCATATTGAACGATATTCTGCTGCGCCTTGGCATTATCGATCAGCCAATCTCCTATCTGGGGGAAGGGAAATACTTCTGGGGGATTATTACCGCGTCGAATCTATGGAAAGACGTGGGCTGGTCGACGATCATCTATTTGTCGGCGATGGCCGGGGTAGACGGGGAAATCTATGAGGCCGGCAAAGTCGACGGTCTCGGACGGCTGGGCTCGATGTGGCACATTACGCTGCCGGGCATCCGCGCGACGATCGTGCTGCTGTGGATTCTGGGCATCGGCGGCATTCTCAATGCCGGGTTCGAGCAGCAGCTGTTGATCGGGAACGCGCAAACCCGCGAATATTACGAGGTTATCGATACGTACGCCTACAAATACGGGATTCAGCTGGGCAACTATTCGTACGGGGCAGCCGTAGGCTTGATGAAAGCAGCCATTGGAGTGTTCCTTGTCTTTACCGCGAACCGCATTTCCAAAAAAGTGCTCGACACTTCAATCTTCTAG